Proteins encoded together in one Alkalihalobacillus sp. TS-13 window:
- a CDS encoding metal ABC transporter ATP-binding protein: MSNALTVNNLNVSYLGNVALTDVSFQLDEGALVGIIGPNGAGKSTLIKAMMGLIPSETGKVEVLGKPVKKVRKKIAYVPQRNDIDWDFPIHVLDAVMIGTYPHLGLFKRPKKKEREWAYKCLERVGMQDYSKRQIGELSGGQQQRVFLARALAQQADILFLDEPFVGVDVSSENTIIQILKELQKEGKTTLVVHHDLSKANVYFDELILLNKELIAKGDVTDVLEANTISKAYGNPLAFMNNDMGVNQA; the protein is encoded by the coding sequence ATGTCAAATGCTTTAACCGTCAATAATTTGAACGTGTCTTATCTCGGTAACGTCGCTTTGACAGACGTATCGTTTCAATTAGATGAAGGAGCTCTTGTCGGGATCATCGGTCCTAACGGAGCTGGAAAATCGACGTTGATCAAAGCGATGATGGGGCTGATTCCATCCGAAACGGGCAAAGTCGAAGTTCTTGGAAAACCAGTGAAAAAAGTGAGGAAGAAAATCGCATACGTACCACAACGGAATGATATCGATTGGGATTTTCCGATCCATGTCCTCGATGCTGTCATGATCGGAACGTATCCGCATCTCGGTCTATTCAAACGCCCGAAGAAGAAAGAACGTGAGTGGGCTTACAAATGTTTAGAACGTGTCGGTATGCAGGATTACAGTAAACGGCAGATCGGAGAGCTATCAGGAGGACAGCAGCAGCGTGTCTTTTTAGCAAGAGCACTCGCCCAGCAGGCAGACATTCTCTTTTTAGATGAACCATTTGTCGGTGTTGATGTTTCAAGCGAAAACACGATCATTCAAATTTTAAAAGAACTGCAGAAAGAAGGAAAAACAACGCTGGTCGTCCACCATGACCTCAGTAAAGCGAATGTGTATTTCGATGAATTGATCTTATTGAATAAAGAGCTGATCGCTAAAGGTGATGTGACTGACGTATTAGAAGCGAACACGATTTCCAAGGCGTATGGCAATCCGCTCGCATTCATGAATAACGATATGGGAGTGAATCAGGCATGA
- a CDS encoding YbjQ family protein → MIIVTTDSVPGKEVIELKGFVKGSTIQAKHVGKDILAGLKTIIGGEIQEYNEMMEQARKIAISRMVEDAKAKGANAIVACRLQTSSVMANASEIVAYGTAVKINE, encoded by the coding sequence ATGATTATAGTGACTACTGATTCTGTTCCTGGTAAAGAAGTCATCGAGTTGAAAGGGTTTGTAAAAGGAAGTACTATTCAAGCCAAACATGTTGGGAAAGACATTCTCGCAGGACTGAAGACGATCATAGGGGGCGAAATCCAGGAATACAACGAAATGATGGAGCAAGCCCGTAAAATCGCGATTTCAAGGATGGTTGAGGATGCAAAAGCGAAAGGCGCGAATGCGATTGTTGCCTGTCGTCTGCAAACGTCTTCTGTCATGGCGAACGCTTCGGAAATCGTAGCATACGGAACAGCGGTGAAGATCAACGAATAG
- a CDS encoding GNAT family N-acetyltransferase produces MIEIRKLTPEDAEDYFRLRLEGLKKFPEAFASSYEEEIERKAEQVAERLRGQNPDTHFTAGAYYDRELVGIGTFLQRERNKTKHKGDIVGVYVAQHFQRNGIGFKLLQYLVEEAKKIEDLEQILLTVMSENRSAIRSYEKLGFEEYGLERRSLKINGCYYDESLMMLMLKNEPKIEEAKEALDIP; encoded by the coding sequence ATGATCGAGATTCGAAAACTGACACCAGAGGATGCAGAAGATTATTTTAGACTGAGATTGGAAGGGCTGAAAAAGTTTCCTGAAGCCTTTGCATCTTCTTATGAAGAAGAAATTGAACGAAAAGCCGAACAAGTGGCGGAACGATTAAGAGGACAAAATCCTGATACGCATTTTACAGCTGGCGCGTATTACGACAGGGAACTCGTCGGAATCGGAACGTTTTTACAAAGAGAGCGAAACAAAACGAAACACAAAGGTGATATCGTAGGAGTTTATGTCGCGCAGCATTTCCAGCGGAACGGCATCGGGTTTAAGCTTCTGCAGTATTTGGTAGAAGAAGCAAAAAAAATAGAGGATTTGGAACAGATTCTCCTAACAGTAATGTCAGAAAACCGATCAGCCATCCGGTCGTATGAAAAGTTAGGGTTTGAAGAATATGGTCTGGAAAGACGCTCGCTTAAAATCAATGGCTGTTACTATGATGAATCGTTGATGATGCTGATGTTGAAAAACGAACCGAAAATCGAGGAAGCCAAAGAGGCATTGGATATTCCGTGA
- a CDS encoding DUF192 domain-containing protein — MELINQSNGIVIAEKVIPAYSFFKRLKGLMFTSSFPEGYAVHIQPCRSIHTYFMKYEIDVLYLNDEYEIVAAESYVRPGEFGKHHKGTTSVIEIPAGTIHKTKIEPGQTVQIKNLKERVS, encoded by the coding sequence GTGGAACTCATTAACCAGTCAAACGGGATCGTCATCGCGGAGAAAGTCATTCCCGCATATTCATTTTTCAAAAGATTAAAAGGACTTATGTTTACCTCATCATTTCCCGAAGGTTATGCCGTCCACATACAACCCTGTCGATCGATCCACACGTATTTTATGAAATACGAAATCGACGTGCTTTATCTCAATGATGAATATGAAATCGTTGCAGCTGAAAGCTACGTCCGTCCCGGAGAGTTTGGAAAACATCACAAAGGGACTACGTCTGTCATCGAGATACCAGCAGGAACCATCCACAAGACGAAAATCGAACCTGGACAAACCGTCCAAATAAAAAATCTAAAGGAGCGAGTATCATAA
- a CDS encoding Flp family type IVb pilin has translation MMEKLKALITEEQGQGMTEYGLVLGVIAVAAVGALVVLREEVITLFENAKTAITGADSGDGTTTP, from the coding sequence ATAATGGAAAAATTAAAAGCATTGATCACAGAAGAACAAGGACAAGGTATGACTGAGTATGGATTGGTATTGGGCGTTATTGCAGTAGCTGCAGTAGGAGCTTTGGTTGTGTTGCGTGAAGAAGTAATAACATTATTTGAAAACGCTAAAACAGCAATCACAGGTGCAGACTCAGGTGACGGTACTACAACGCCATAA
- a CDS encoding prepilin peptidase, which yields MIFDIVLLIVLIICVITDIRKRLIYNKVIFPALILSFILHLIVNGWSGLGTSLLGFLLGFGILLIPYFMGGMGAGDVKLLALIGALKGPVFVLNTSIYMALLGGLLALGVIIFSGGAFKRLKYYFHWLYGKKNGLKVPLALTKDSMKATYPYGVAIAGGAILSFVGKAWIS from the coding sequence ATGATTTTCGATATTGTATTACTCATCGTCCTGATCATTTGCGTCATCACGGATATCCGCAAACGGCTCATTTACAATAAGGTGATTTTTCCTGCACTTATCCTTTCTTTCATCTTGCATCTTATTGTTAATGGTTGGTCGGGTTTAGGGACATCCCTATTAGGTTTCCTTTTAGGGTTCGGTATCCTGTTGATTCCTTACTTCATGGGAGGGATGGGTGCAGGAGATGTGAAGCTTCTTGCGCTAATCGGAGCATTAAAGGGACCTGTATTCGTTTTAAATACCTCCATCTATATGGCGTTGCTTGGCGGATTGCTGGCACTTGGCGTAATCATTTTCAGTGGCGGGGCGTTCAAGCGGTTGAAATATTACTTCCACTGGCTATATGGGAAAAAGAACGGTCTAAAGGTTCCGTTAGCTTTAACAAAGGATTCAATGAAAGCGACCTATCCATACGGAGTGGCGATTGCAGGGGGAGCGATTCTTAGTTTTGTCGGGAAGGCGTGGATTTCATGA
- a CDS encoding TadE/TadG family type IV pilus assembly protein: protein MIKNEKGQSMVEMALVLPLLLLILMGIFDFGRIMYTYMHLQLATQESVRLGGLGRDDAAITEFARDYIHVGDSSDLQVNISPNDSTRDSGDYMTVTLEYPVDYLTPLMSKILPSPVLVKTDSTIRVE, encoded by the coding sequence ATGATCAAAAATGAAAAAGGGCAATCCATGGTGGAAATGGCACTCGTTTTACCATTGCTGTTACTTATTTTAATGGGGATCTTTGATTTCGGCAGGATCATGTATACATATATGCATCTTCAATTAGCGACCCAGGAGAGTGTCCGCCTCGGTGGTCTGGGGCGTGATGATGCGGCGATCACTGAATTTGCAAGGGATTACATTCATGTCGGGGACTCTTCAGATCTGCAGGTCAACATTTCACCCAATGACTCGACAAGGGATTCAGGTGACTATATGACTGTGACTCTCGAGTATCCGGTAGATTATCTTACACCCTTGATGTCAAAAATACTGCCTTCACCAGTCTTAGTAAAAACGGATTCGACCATCAGAGTGGAGTGA
- a CDS encoding Tad domain-containing protein — protein MKKNLKVLREEAGSTIVLTGLAMLALIAIMGLVIDGGSLFMTKSHLQKVANAAVLSGAQELTVNEDEVRSVVNKVLTEHTELDSLEDMKIELEDKVGVDLIKEVPLYFSSIFGKESVPVKVHAAAEIGTMGEAIGVAPLGIDKNVNPQLFHEYKLKVGPHENDTGVFGLLALGGSGAKTYEENLRNGYQDPVGYEDIIETETGNVAGKTRSVVNDLVNECTVTEEEMRAGANPRDCGRILLIPIYVPYEHTQNQMKKIQVVGFAHFYIKEPMNGNSTEITGMFVRQTDTGFIDNTIENFGAFAIRLTE, from the coding sequence ATGAAGAAAAACTTGAAAGTACTTAGAGAAGAAGCTGGCAGTACGATCGTTCTAACCGGACTTGCCATGTTAGCCTTAATTGCGATTATGGGACTTGTCATTGACGGTGGATCCTTATTTATGACGAAAAGCCATCTGCAGAAGGTGGCGAACGCAGCGGTCCTTTCCGGTGCACAGGAATTGACAGTCAATGAGGATGAGGTTCGTAGCGTTGTCAACAAGGTACTTACAGAGCATACCGAACTGGATAGTCTGGAGGACATGAAAATCGAGCTAGAAGATAAAGTTGGTGTCGATCTGATAAAAGAGGTGCCACTTTATTTTTCTTCTATATTCGGAAAAGAGTCTGTTCCTGTTAAGGTTCATGCTGCTGCTGAAATCGGGACGATGGGTGAAGCGATCGGTGTAGCACCACTTGGTATCGATAAGAATGTCAATCCTCAATTATTCCATGAGTATAAATTGAAAGTAGGTCCTCATGAAAATGATACTGGTGTATTCGGACTCCTTGCTCTTGGCGGATCTGGTGCAAAAACTTATGAGGAAAACTTGAGAAATGGATACCAAGATCCAGTTGGATATGAGGATATTATTGAAACAGAAACCGGAAACGTTGCAGGTAAAACAAGAAGCGTTGTGAACGATCTTGTCAACGAATGTACAGTGACAGAGGAAGAGATGAGAGCTGGGGCGAATCCTCGTGATTGCGGAAGGATTTTGTTGATCCCGATTTATGTACCTTATGAACACACTCAAAACCAGATGAAAAAGATCCAAGTTGTTGGGTTCGCTCATTTTTATATTAAAGAACCGATGAATGGTAACAGTACAGAAATTACAGGGATGTTTGTCAGACAAACAGACACCGGTTTTATCGATAATACGATTGAAAATTTCGGAGCTTTTGCAATCAGACTAACAGAGTAG
- the cpaB gene encoding Flp pilus assembly protein CpaB → MRSKLVLTLAIIMGIITTILFFNYMKQYDSQTVANKNKIEVVVAAQEIKRNVTITKDMLETKLMPEEGIHTNTVTNLDTAVGQFSTADIAQGEAMLTNHLQTSKEEELFVSRKIRDGFRAVSVGVNLPQSVSNLLEPEDQVDVINTVKEKDKLVSKIVVENVTVLAVGRRMVETTEGEEFVEYTSVTLEVMPNEAVKLANATESGPLHIALRSRVKADEEAASDDN, encoded by the coding sequence GTGAGGTCAAAACTTGTATTAACACTAGCGATCATCATGGGAATCATTACGACGATTCTTTTCTTCAATTATATGAAGCAATATGATTCGCAGACGGTCGCTAATAAAAATAAGATTGAAGTTGTTGTGGCGGCTCAAGAGATCAAGCGGAATGTCACAATTACAAAGGATATGTTGGAAACCAAGCTGATGCCAGAGGAAGGAATCCACACGAATACAGTTACAAATCTGGATACAGCTGTAGGTCAATTTTCCACAGCGGATATTGCGCAGGGCGAAGCGATGTTGACGAACCACCTTCAAACTTCAAAAGAGGAAGAACTATTTGTTTCTCGAAAGATCCGTGATGGTTTCAGAGCCGTTTCAGTCGGGGTGAATTTGCCTCAATCTGTATCGAATTTGCTTGAGCCTGAAGACCAAGTAGATGTCATCAACACGGTAAAAGAAAAAGACAAACTAGTTTCAAAGATCGTAGTCGAAAACGTTACAGTCCTTGCGGTCGGACGACGCATGGTCGAAACCACTGAAGGTGAAGAGTTTGTCGAATATACTTCTGTTACGCTTGAAGTGATGCCTAATGAAGCTGTGAAACTCGCCAACGCGACAGAATCGGGACCGTTACATATCGCACTTAGAAGCAGGGTTAAGGCTGATGAGGAGGCTGCTTCGGATGATAACTAA
- a CDS encoding AAA family ATPase: MITNTVEKNERTETQKRKRGEMIAVCSAKGGVGRTIMTVNLAVALCKKSIKVGVLDGDYMFGDVGLAMDLQSAFTMKDVIEDINDLDEVTLESYFSRHESGVRVLSAPDRPEYSELVTKEDISKILDLMLSQFDYVVVDTGVGLQDQTLPLLEKADQILMLTNLEMSTLKNTKLMLETLGAIDLKDKVTTVVNRSTMESVINSSDVPDILEDSELQYIPNDFQIASQSLNIGIPFVVNQGKTELAKAVMKMAEQLTSRREIKVYESAEPSFLSKIFQRSKRSKEGKA; this comes from the coding sequence ATGATAACTAACACCGTTGAAAAAAATGAACGAACTGAGACGCAAAAAAGAAAGCGCGGAGAGATGATTGCTGTATGCAGCGCTAAAGGTGGAGTTGGCCGTACAATCATGACGGTCAACTTGGCCGTTGCTTTATGTAAAAAAAGCATTAAAGTCGGGGTGCTGGATGGCGACTATATGTTTGGGGATGTCGGGCTAGCCATGGACTTGCAATCTGCTTTTACGATGAAGGATGTCATCGAGGATATCAATGATCTTGACGAGGTCACACTCGAAAGCTATTTCAGCAGACATGAAAGCGGAGTCCGTGTTCTTTCTGCTCCAGACCGGCCGGAGTACTCAGAGCTTGTGACGAAGGAGGATATCAGCAAGATTCTTGATCTCATGCTTTCACAGTTCGATTATGTCGTCGTAGATACCGGAGTAGGCTTGCAGGATCAGACACTGCCATTGCTTGAAAAAGCGGATCAAATCTTAATGCTCACGAATCTGGAAATGTCGACATTGAAAAATACGAAACTTATGCTGGAGACACTTGGTGCCATCGATTTAAAAGATAAAGTGACGACGGTGGTCAATCGCTCAACGATGGAAAGTGTCATCAATTCCTCTGATGTCCCTGATATTTTAGAAGATTCGGAGCTTCAATATATTCCGAATGATTTTCAAATTGCCTCCCAATCGTTGAATATCGGAATCCCTTTTGTCGTGAACCAGGGAAAAACCGAGCTTGCGAAGGCAGTCATGAAGATGGCAGAGCAGCTTACTTCAAGACGAGAGATCAAAGTCTATGAATCTGCTGAGCCTTCATTCCTCTCTAAAATCTTTCAAAGGTCTAAACGAAGTAAGGAGGGTAAAGCGTGA
- a CDS encoding CpaF family protein, producing MSLLQKVKAKNQEKINNGEQVEVQSEPTSPKPDIVSSFRPQKKQVKDDKVQEKEQQKFNKHQELKNRLHKKILEEMNSNDDVETIIPNLDAMAVEIIKEDEQFRGAIDRKKVVEELTHDLTGFGPINPLLLDPEVTEVMVNGPGMVYIERKGKLMLTGIRFRDDEHVMNIIEKIVSPLGRRIDESSPMVDARLPDGSRVNAIIPPLALNGPTLTIRKFAADPFKIDDLISFGTLTHEMATFIEACVKARLNIFVSGGTGSGKTTTLNVLSSFIFDDERIVTIEDAAELQLGQPHVISLESRPPNIEGKGQIAIRDLVRNSLRMRPDRIVIGEVRGAEALDMLQAMNTGHDGSLATGHSNSPRDMISRLETMVLLAGVELPVKAIREQISGAIDLIIQQSRLKDGTRKITKITEVQGLEGDVIVLQDIFEYQQDGIDAEGKIKGRLVPTGVRPKFYDLLERSGLDIPPSVFVSEEDWG from the coding sequence GTGAGTCTACTTCAAAAGGTTAAAGCGAAAAACCAAGAAAAGATCAATAATGGCGAGCAAGTAGAAGTTCAGAGCGAACCAACCAGCCCAAAACCTGACATCGTTTCCAGCTTCCGCCCGCAAAAGAAACAAGTGAAGGATGATAAAGTACAAGAAAAAGAGCAGCAGAAGTTTAATAAGCATCAAGAACTTAAAAATCGATTACATAAAAAAATATTGGAAGAAATGAACAGCAACGATGACGTTGAAACGATCATTCCAAACTTGGATGCAATGGCGGTTGAGATCATCAAAGAGGATGAGCAATTCCGGGGAGCGATTGATCGGAAGAAGGTCGTCGAAGAACTCACTCATGATTTGACTGGATTCGGTCCGATCAACCCGCTGCTCTTGGATCCTGAGGTTACTGAAGTCATGGTCAACGGACCTGGAATGGTGTACATCGAACGGAAAGGAAAGCTGATGCTAACGGGCATCCGTTTTCGGGATGATGAACACGTCATGAACATCATTGAAAAGATCGTTTCCCCGCTCGGACGACGAATTGATGAAAGTTCCCCGATGGTAGACGCACGTTTGCCAGACGGGTCACGTGTGAATGCAATCATTCCACCGCTGGCATTGAACGGACCAACACTTACGATCCGGAAATTTGCAGCAGACCCGTTCAAAATTGATGACCTTATTTCTTTCGGTACGTTGACTCATGAAATGGCGACATTTATTGAAGCATGCGTAAAGGCGAGGCTCAATATTTTTGTTTCTGGGGGAACCGGCTCAGGTAAGACGACCACACTGAACGTCCTATCTTCATTCATTTTTGATGATGAACGGATCGTCACCATTGAGGATGCGGCGGAACTACAACTCGGACAGCCGCACGTCATATCGCTTGAATCACGTCCTCCTAATATAGAAGGAAAAGGGCAAATCGCGATCCGGGACCTTGTCCGGAACTCATTACGTATGCGTCCTGATCGGATCGTCATCGGGGAGGTCCGTGGGGCTGAGGCTCTCGATATGCTTCAGGCGATGAACACCGGCCATGATGGATCCTTAGCGACGGGTCACTCGAACAGCCCACGGGATATGATTTCACGTCTTGAGACGATGGTATTGCTTGCTGGGGTTGAGCTTCCGGTAAAAGCGATCCGAGAACAGATTTCAGGCGCGATCGATCTGATCATCCAGCAGTCTCGTTTGAAGGATGGTACGAGAAAAATTACGAAAATAACGGAAGTTCAGGGTCTTGAAGGGGATGTCATCGTCTTACAGGACATTTTTGAATATCAGCAGGATGGTATTGATGCAGAAGGTAAAATCAAAGGCAGATTGGTACCGACGGGTGTACGGCCGAAATTTTATGACCTGTTGGAGCGATCCGGTTTGGATATTCCTCCAAGTGTATTTGTGTCTGAGGAGGACTGGGGCTGA
- a CDS encoding type II secretion system F family protein, with the protein MHYYLIVLASFTSFLFFYAIFHMTFLSDKRMTKRMNYYLSGYNKSKLERKKFNLFLELQLSKQRLRSRVSKKKSKKLESMLRRAGVPLKPEEFILFRWIATALAAGFLFLVSGSILMLIIGAAGGYMLPIMWIKKKEKKRIQKFNDGLADMISTVVGSLRAGFSFPQALQTVVEEADDPISNEIGFVLKEMQYGSSLEDSLNELYERMPSEDLELMIQAILIQRQVGGNLATVLDKIVQTIRERTKIQRQISTLTAQGKLSGIVIGLLPLILGLVLYLIEPEYIGTLFTHIIGMGLLGAGLISGIIGFILIRKVTTIEV; encoded by the coding sequence ATGCATTATTATTTAATCGTATTGGCATCCTTCACTTCCTTTTTATTCTTTTACGCAATTTTTCACATGACATTTCTTTCAGACAAACGTATGACCAAGCGGATGAATTATTATCTGTCGGGCTATAACAAATCAAAGCTGGAACGAAAAAAGTTCAACCTATTCCTGGAGCTCCAGTTATCGAAACAGCGACTGCGATCGAGGGTCTCGAAAAAGAAAAGCAAAAAGCTTGAAAGCATGCTGCGTAGAGCAGGGGTTCCATTGAAGCCGGAGGAATTCATCCTGTTCCGGTGGATTGCAACCGCTTTAGCTGCGGGATTTCTTTTTCTTGTATCGGGCAGTATTCTGATGCTTATCATCGGTGCTGCCGGAGGCTATATGCTGCCGATAATGTGGATCAAGAAAAAGGAAAAGAAACGGATTCAAAAATTCAATGATGGACTAGCAGATATGATTTCGACGGTGGTTGGCTCCTTACGTGCAGGGTTCAGTTTTCCGCAAGCGCTGCAAACCGTTGTCGAAGAAGCGGATGATCCGATTAGCAATGAAATCGGTTTTGTGTTGAAGGAAATGCAATACGGCAGTTCACTGGAGGATTCATTGAATGAATTATATGAGCGGATGCCTAGTGAAGATTTGGAACTAATGATCCAGGCGATCTTGATCCAAAGGCAGGTGGGAGGTAATTTAGCGACTGTCCTCGATAAAATCGTTCAAACCATCCGTGAAAGAACGAAAATCCAGAGACAGATCAGCACGCTTACCGCACAGGGAAAGCTTTCTGGTATTGTTATCGGCTTGCTTCCGCTTATTTTAGGATTGGTTCTTTATCTGATCGAGCCGGAATACATCGGTACATTGTTCACGCATATCATTGGTATGGGTCTGTTGGGAGCCGGCCTTATTTCTGGGATCATCGGATTTATATTAATTAGAAAAGTAACGACGATTGAGGTGTAA